The Paenibacillus sp. RUD330 genome has a segment encoding these proteins:
- a CDS encoding helix-turn-helix domain-containing protein: MSETKQELIRYPASRMIDVAKALSSDVRLRILEALGEKPMSVSQLAEVLGAAQPTISINVQTLEQAELIACRQGSAREKICSVNYRSILLEMPARAGDALHRTEQIRMPIGMFSACSVQPPCGMASRDGSGIGSPDDPRVFYMPDRIHASVVWFSGSGSLEYRFANLMPPGTELEAISLTAELCSEAPGFREEWPSDISLYMNDLLVGTWTSPGDFGGRKGRFTPEKWRGNTEYGLLTEWKVTRTGSLINGASCGDLSIDALGLSYSEPVRIRFEIAENAANARGLNLFGSDFGDHAQDIVLSFTRKAEPGE; this comes from the coding sequence ATGAGCGAAACGAAACAGGAACTGATCCGCTACCCGGCTTCCCGGATGATCGACGTGGCAAAGGCTCTCTCCAGCGACGTCCGGCTGCGGATTCTGGAGGCGCTCGGAGAGAAGCCGATGAGCGTCAGCCAGCTGGCGGAGGTGCTCGGCGCGGCCCAGCCGACCATATCCATCAACGTCCAGACGCTGGAGCAGGCCGAGCTGATCGCCTGCCGCCAAGGCTCCGCCCGGGAGAAGATCTGCTCCGTCAATTACCGCTCCATCCTGCTGGAAATGCCGGCCAGAGCCGGCGACGCCCTGCACCGCACGGAACAAATCCGCATGCCGATCGGCATGTTCTCCGCCTGCTCCGTCCAGCCGCCCTGCGGCATGGCTTCGCGCGACGGCTCCGGCATCGGATCGCCGGACGATCCGCGGGTGTTCTACATGCCGGACCGCATTCACGCCTCCGTAGTATGGTTCTCAGGCAGCGGGAGCCTCGAATATCGCTTCGCCAATCTGATGCCGCCCGGCACCGAGCTCGAGGCGATCAGCCTGACGGCGGAGCTGTGCTCGGAGGCGCCGGGCTTCCGCGAAGAGTGGCCGTCCGACATCTCGCTCTATATGAACGATCTGCTTGTCGGAACCTGGACGAGCCCGGGCGATTTCGGCGGCCGCAAAGGCCGGTTCACGCCGGAGAAATGGCGGGGCAATACCGAGTATGGCCTGCTGACGGAATGGAAAGTAACCCGGACGGGAAGCCTGATCAATGGCGCTTCTTGCGGAGACCTTTCCATCGATGCGCTCGGGCTTTCCTACAGCGAGCCCGTCCGAATCCGCTTCGAGATCGCCGAGAATGCCGCCAACGCGCGCGGACTGAACCTGTTCGGCTCGGATTTCGGAGACCACGCCCAGGACATCGTTCTATCCTTTACAAGAAAAGCGGAGCCGGGGGAATAA
- a CDS encoding glycoside hydrolase family 2, whose translation MLESITAHAGLLIPRPEYPRPDWERGDWLNLNGSWSFRLDQEGIGASEGWQSKDESHFGSTIMVPFSWASPLSGIGENVKGTGWYRRTASWAPSEAGSLVFLRFGAADYECDVWVNGLHAGSHQGGYGTFEFDVTSAWKTEEENVIVVRAQDEDHSHQARGKQGYGEIRGIWQTVWLEARPEAYIRHAKFSTFIDGTVELSAVISAAQDGEARLALDFPEGGVTAQSVHRLKKGDNEVSVSFQVEEPQLWSPETPHLYEGAVTLTTLSGEDRVSTYFGIREIGTARFGERGYRWLTLNGKPVYLNGTLDQAYHRTGYFTYPCDRDMQDEIYMMKRLGLNFVRIHIKPEEPRKLYWADKLGILVMEDMPCFWGDPDESARASYEREALETIQRDINHPSIFSWVMFNETWGLKTDSRTVSVTGDAAHRQLYLPETQEWVRERYRWAKSIDPTRIVEDNSPCNWDHVESDLNSWHFYINGYRQLRDHLEHVAAGTFPGSELNYIGGNKQSDAPLMNSECGNVWGIEGGAGDSDLAWHYRYMLNEFRRHDKLCGFVFTEFRDVTNEFNGYYRLDGSAKDFGYDGIVPGMTLRDLHAADFIVVDAAPCATVDAGAEATVPLLRSSFSDRYHGERLTLEWELAYDELGVRRVESSGAVPLDWDGYGASELPPLVLTMPQRDALAILGLRLVDGQGTVVTRNFTSFDVRSGRQGGRYGTDGSTLGIPVGSFSEHSFASQWEAIGGHKQNGGKEGSFFFDAVLPDAGEQALITDVDIWFEASSKRLLARNCEGGKEQRTDINYMHGDSADAEWNKNSYPMTGEQRHESRVEVLIDGEPAASFALPDNPADARGILSWHYQPVDNKLDEAGSYGYLCRASLPPRLVAKLDSARRFKLELRASEGGLALYGRNAGRYPIDLVVRCR comes from the coding sequence ATGCTTGAATCCATAACCGCCCATGCAGGCCTCCTGATTCCCCGTCCTGAATACCCCCGACCGGATTGGGAACGGGGCGATTGGCTCAATCTCAACGGATCCTGGTCTTTCCGGCTGGATCAGGAAGGAATAGGCGCATCGGAAGGCTGGCAGTCCAAGGATGAGAGCCACTTCGGCTCGACCATTATGGTACCGTTTTCATGGGCGAGTCCCTTATCCGGAATCGGGGAGAACGTGAAGGGGACCGGATGGTATCGCCGCACAGCGAGCTGGGCTCCCTCGGAAGCCGGCTCTCTCGTGTTCCTCCGCTTCGGCGCGGCAGATTACGAATGCGATGTCTGGGTGAACGGGCTGCATGCCGGTTCCCATCAGGGCGGGTACGGCACGTTCGAGTTCGACGTCACCTCGGCCTGGAAGACGGAGGAGGAGAACGTAATCGTCGTGCGCGCGCAGGATGAGGATCACAGCCATCAGGCCCGGGGCAAGCAAGGCTACGGGGAAATCCGCGGCATCTGGCAGACGGTATGGCTGGAGGCCCGTCCCGAGGCCTATATCCGGCATGCGAAATTCAGCACCTTCATCGATGGAACCGTGGAGCTCAGCGCGGTCATCAGCGCCGCGCAGGATGGGGAAGCGCGGCTTGCGCTCGATTTCCCGGAAGGCGGCGTCACGGCTCAATCCGTGCATCGGCTGAAGAAGGGCGACAATGAAGTCTCCGTGTCCTTCCAGGTGGAGGAGCCGCAGCTGTGGAGTCCGGAAACGCCTCATCTGTACGAAGGAGCCGTCACCTTGACTACCCTCTCCGGAGAGGACAGGGTGTCCACGTACTTCGGCATCCGCGAGATCGGCACAGCCCGGTTCGGGGAGCGCGGCTACCGCTGGCTGACGCTGAACGGCAAGCCGGTCTATTTGAACGGAACGCTGGACCAGGCTTATCACCGGACCGGTTATTTCACCTATCCGTGCGACCGGGACATGCAGGACGAGATCTATATGATGAAGCGGCTCGGCCTCAACTTCGTCCGCATCCACATCAAGCCGGAGGAGCCCCGCAAGCTGTATTGGGCCGACAAGCTGGGCATTCTCGTCATGGAGGACATGCCCTGCTTCTGGGGCGATCCGGACGAGTCGGCACGGGCGTCGTATGAGCGCGAAGCGCTGGAGACGATACAGAGGGATATCAATCATCCGTCCATCTTCTCGTGGGTCATGTTCAATGAGACCTGGGGGCTGAAAACGGACAGCAGGACGGTATCCGTGACGGGAGACGCGGCGCATCGGCAGCTGTACCTTCCCGAGACGCAGGAATGGGTCAGGGAGCGCTACCGGTGGGCCAAAAGCATCGATCCGACGCGCATCGTGGAGGACAATTCTCCGTGCAACTGGGACCATGTGGAGTCGGATCTCAACTCCTGGCACTTCTACATCAACGGCTACCGGCAGCTGCGCGACCACCTGGAGCATGTCGCCGCGGGAACCTTCCCGGGGTCGGAGCTGAACTACATCGGCGGCAACAAGCAGTCGGACGCGCCGCTGATGAACAGCGAATGCGGCAACGTCTGGGGCATCGAGGGAGGGGCCGGCGACAGCGACCTGGCTTGGCATTACCGGTACATGCTCAATGAGTTCCGGCGCCACGACAAGCTGTGCGGCTTCGTGTTCACGGAATTCCGGGACGTCACCAACGAATTCAACGGCTACTACCGGCTGGACGGCTCGGCCAAAGACTTCGGTTATGACGGCATCGTACCGGGCATGACGCTGCGCGACCTGCATGCGGCGGATTTCATCGTCGTGGATGCGGCTCCATGCGCGACGGTGGATGCCGGAGCGGAAGCGACGGTGCCGCTGCTCCGCTCCAGCTTCTCCGACCGCTATCATGGCGAGAGGCTGACGCTGGAATGGGAGCTCGCCTATGACGAGCTCGGGGTGCGCCGGGTCGAGAGCAGCGGAGCCGTCCCGTTGGATTGGGACGGCTACGGAGCCTCCGAGCTGCCGCCGCTCGTGCTGACGATGCCGCAGCGCGACGCGCTGGCGATCCTTGGCCTGCGTCTCGTGGACGGCCAAGGGACGGTCGTGACGCGGAACTTCACTTCGTTCGACGTCCGGAGCGGGCGTCAGGGAGGACGATACGGAACGGACGGCAGCACGCTCGGCATTCCGGTCGGCTCGTTCTCGGAGCACAGCTTTGCTTCCCAATGGGAGGCCATCGGCGGCCACAAGCAGAACGGCGGCAAGGAAGGCTCGTTCTTCTTCGACGCGGTGCTGCCGGATGCCGGGGAGCAGGCCTTGATCACGGACGTGGACATCTGGTTCGAAGCCAGCTCCAAGCGGCTGCTCGCCCGCAACTGCGAAGGCGGCAAAGAGCAGCGGACCGACATCAATTATATGCACGGGGATTCCGCGGACGCCGAATGGAACAAGAACAGCTACCCCATGACGGGAGAACAGAGGCATGAATCCCGGGTTGAGGTGCTGATCGACGGCGAACCAGCCGCCAGCTTCGCGCTGCCGGACAATCCCGCCGACGCGCGCGGCATTCTCTCCTGGCATTATCAGCCCGTTGACAACAAGCTGGACGAAGCCGGTTCCTACGGCTATCTGTGCCGGGCGTCACTGCCGCCGCGGCTGGTTGCCAAGCTGGATTCAGCCCGCCGCTTCAAGCTGGAGCTGAGGGCCTCGGAGGGCGGGCTCGCCCTGTACGGACGCAACGCCGGCCGGTATCCGATCGACTTGGTTGTCCGCTGCCGTTAA
- a CDS encoding glycoside hydrolase family 43 protein, which yields MRGIVNPVIPGYYADPEARIYEGKFWIYATRSFTAYTDQMNLDAFSSDDLIHWHKHEGIVEMEGFPHIWRAVWAPTIIERGGKYYLIFASNDIQSDEETGGLEIAVADSPAGPFRAYLGRPLVDRFVHGAQPIDAHLFKDDDGAVYLYYGGWKHCNAARMNEEMTGFEPLECGEEIHSITPPGYVEGPCMLKKGGLYYLMWSMGGWTNGTYRVAYGTSGSPLGPFENKGTILESQPPVAEGPGHHGYLHLAEEDEWLIVYHRRIIGDRDPGSRILCIDRMQVEDGIIRPIVMTDEW from the coding sequence ATGAGAGGAATCGTGAACCCCGTGATACCGGGTTATTATGCCGATCCGGAAGCCCGGATCTATGAAGGGAAGTTTTGGATCTACGCGACCCGTTCCTTCACGGCCTACACCGACCAGATGAATCTGGACGCATTCAGCTCCGATGATCTGATCCACTGGCACAAGCATGAGGGCATTGTCGAGATGGAAGGCTTCCCGCATATATGGAGGGCGGTCTGGGCTCCTACGATCATCGAGCGCGGCGGAAAGTACTATTTGATCTTCGCCAGCAACGACATCCAGTCGGACGAGGAGACCGGAGGCTTGGAGATAGCGGTCGCGGACAGTCCGGCAGGCCCATTCCGAGCCTATCTCGGCCGGCCGCTCGTAGACCGCTTCGTTCATGGGGCGCAGCCGATCGACGCCCATCTGTTCAAGGACGACGATGGAGCGGTCTATCTCTACTACGGCGGCTGGAAGCATTGCAACGCGGCCCGCATGAATGAGGAGATGACCGGCTTCGAGCCGCTTGAATGCGGGGAGGAGATCCACTCCATCACTCCGCCCGGGTATGTGGAGGGACCCTGCATGCTGAAGAAGGGCGGCCTCTATTATTTGATGTGGTCGATGGGCGGCTGGACCAACGGCACTTACCGCGTCGCATACGGCACCAGCGGCAGTCCGCTGGGACCGTTCGAGAACAAGGGAACGATATTGGAGAGCCAGCCTCCGGTCGCCGAAGGTCCGGGCCATCACGGGTATCTGCATCTGGCGGAAGAGGACGAATGGCTGATCGTGTACCATCGGCGGATCATCGGCGACCGCGATCCCGGCAGCCGGATCCTCTGCATCGACCGGATGCAGGTGGAGGACGGCATCATCAGGCCGATTGTCATGACAGATGAATGGTAG
- a CDS encoding flavodoxin domain-containing protein encodes MATLVLYATKTGAVKQCANVLAEELPGSILCNIETGMPDLAAFDSVIVGAGVRDGKIYKPIRDYIKKNKDALLGKRAGYFICNEKPKKTEEIIEANFSEELRQAAVGIESFGGYKSYAAPAEGADQLKGLFVDRIKAFSDLFK; translated from the coding sequence ATGGCAACACTCGTTCTGTACGCGACCAAAACAGGAGCCGTCAAGCAGTGCGCCAACGTATTGGCGGAGGAGCTTCCCGGCAGCATCCTGTGCAATATCGAGACCGGGATGCCCGATCTGGCCGCTTTCGATTCCGTAATCGTAGGCGCCGGAGTAAGAGACGGCAAAATCTACAAGCCGATCCGGGACTACATCAAGAAAAACAAGGACGCGCTTCTGGGCAAGCGCGCCGGGTATTTCATCTGCAATGAAAAGCCGAAAAAGACGGAAGAAATCATCGAGGCGAACTTCTCGGAGGAGTTGAGGCAAGCGGCCGTAGGGATCGAATCCTTCGGCGGCTACAAATCCTATGCCGCGCCAGCGGAGGGCGCCGACCAGCTCAAAGGCCTTTTCGTGGACCGGATCAAGGCTTTTTCCGACCTTTTTAAATAA
- a CDS encoding DUF2804 domain-containing protein yields MQNRILAPGPVLTDNGTLAQRGYSTEAVLDFNRNRIKAPPWRIKEWDFYQVSNDDYCLQMTIGHVSYAGDVSVKLFEYATGKRYDYSVMLLLPFGRLNMPPSADAGDLAYRKKGMFLSFQPGESERRLTCRWEGGRQPPLEIDVTLSQRDRNSIVMATPFDERETFFYYNHKISCMPASGFARIGEQEYRFEPDSSFGLLDWGRGVWPFSHEWFWGSGSGHAAGKRFGFNIGFGFGNTAAATENMLFYDGKAHKLGRVDFDLAGSGGYLAPKKFTSDDGRFEMDFVPVYDRCTETKLLKIHTSCHQIFGRFSGCAVLDDGERIEVKDLMAFAEHAVNRW; encoded by the coding sequence ATGCAAAATCGGATCCTTGCGCCTGGCCCCGTGCTGACGGACAACGGCACGCTGGCTCAACGGGGGTACTCGACGGAAGCCGTGCTGGATTTCAACCGGAACCGGATCAAGGCACCGCCTTGGAGGATCAAGGAATGGGATTTTTACCAGGTGTCCAATGACGACTACTGCCTGCAGATGACGATCGGGCATGTGTCTTATGCGGGGGATGTGTCGGTCAAGCTGTTCGAATATGCCACGGGCAAGCGCTACGACTATTCCGTCATGCTCCTGCTGCCGTTCGGCCGGCTGAACATGCCACCCTCGGCGGATGCAGGCGATCTTGCCTATCGCAAGAAAGGAATGTTCCTGTCGTTCCAGCCGGGAGAATCGGAGCGAAGGCTCACCTGCAGATGGGAGGGAGGCCGACAGCCGCCGCTGGAGATCGACGTCACGCTCTCCCAGCGGGACCGGAATTCAATCGTGATGGCGACGCCCTTCGACGAAAGGGAGACCTTCTTTTACTACAATCACAAGATCAGCTGCATGCCGGCTTCCGGTTTTGCCCGGATCGGGGAGCAGGAGTATCGTTTCGAGCCTGATTCGTCCTTCGGCTTGCTGGATTGGGGGCGCGGCGTATGGCCGTTCAGCCATGAGTGGTTCTGGGGCAGCGGCAGCGGTCATGCCGCGGGGAAGAGGTTCGGCTTCAACATCGGCTTCGGCTTCGGGAATACCGCCGCCGCAACGGAGAACATGCTTTTCTATGACGGCAAGGCGCATAAGCTCGGCCGGGTGGACTTCGATCTTGCCGGAAGCGGCGGGTACCTGGCACCGAAGAAGTTCACCAGCGACGACGGCCGGTTCGAAATGGATTTCGTTCCGGTCTACGACCGCTGCACGGAGACCAAGCTGCTGAAGATCCACACGAGCTGCCATCAGATCTTCGGCCGCTTCAGCGGCTGCGCGGTGCTCGATGACGGCGAGAGGATCGAGGTCAAGGATCTGATGGCGTTCGCCGAGCACGCGGTCAACCGCTGGTAG
- a CDS encoding Lrp/AsnC family transcriptional regulator, with protein sequence MDAIDHQILQHLQRNARMPLSELGRAISMTQPAVSERVRKLEEKGIIDSYRAIVSPEKLGKAVTAFVLVQTGSCGKLAKFGGESPEVAEMHQLSGQYNFILKVQTRSIASLEAFLVRCSEFGFTTTMTVLSTPLAFKPLSEEADGFRAI encoded by the coding sequence ATGGACGCGATCGACCATCAGATTCTTCAGCATCTGCAGCGCAACGCCCGCATGCCCCTGTCCGAGCTCGGACGGGCGATCTCCATGACTCAGCCCGCGGTGTCCGAGCGGGTGCGCAAGCTGGAGGAAAAGGGAATCATCGACTCCTACCGCGCCATCGTCTCGCCGGAGAAGCTCGGCAAAGCGGTGACGGCGTTCGTGCTCGTCCAGACCGGCAGCTGCGGCAAGCTGGCGAAGTTCGGCGGCGAATCGCCGGAAGTCGCGGAGATGCATCAGCTCAGCGGCCAATACAACTTCATACTCAAGGTCCAGACGAGGTCGATCGCTTCCTTGGAAGCTTTTCTGGTCCGCTGCAGCGAATTCGGCTTCACGACGACGATGACGGTGCTTTCTACACCGCTTGCATTCAAGCCGCTGTCCGAAGAAGCGGACGGTTTCCGGGCGATCTGA
- a CDS encoding NADH:flavin oxidoreductase encodes MTIKTTFRSTTVASPGAIGSLKLGNRLMLAPLQQNEGTIDAMATDHHVEFYSSRAKGVGLVIVESTAVSADGRLYSSDIGIFTDAHVEPLRKVVEAVHREGTPVFVQLSHGGRKSWPDVTSRLAAPSALAYDSHYGMPEPLMKEELKRLLVDFREAARRSLEAGFDGIELHAAHGYLLHQFLSPLSNRRSDMYGGPLENRVRFIGEVLDAIREEVGPRYPVQLRVSASDFAEGGLAPAEVAQAAALLESRLDAVHVSAGGLLPVQPLASQPGYQVPYAAAIKQHIRIPVIAVGKIHTESLANFVLGDGLADFIALGSPMMEDADFAEKLLAGRG; translated from the coding sequence ATGACCATTAAAACCACATTCCGTTCCACGACGGTCGCCAGTCCGGGAGCCATCGGAAGCCTGAAGCTAGGCAATCGTCTCATGCTCGCCCCGCTGCAGCAGAACGAGGGGACGATCGACGCCATGGCGACCGATCACCATGTCGAATTCTACTCCAGCCGCGCCAAAGGCGTTGGACTCGTCATCGTCGAATCGACGGCGGTATCGGCGGATGGAAGGCTGTACAGCAGCGATATCGGCATCTTCACGGACGCCCATGTCGAGCCGCTGCGGAAGGTCGTCGAAGCGGTCCATCGCGAGGGGACGCCGGTATTCGTCCAGCTCTCGCACGGAGGCCGGAAATCATGGCCTGACGTGACGAGCCGCCTCGCCGCTCCGAGCGCGCTGGCCTACGACAGCCACTATGGCATGCCTGAGCCGCTCATGAAGGAAGAGCTGAAGCGGCTGCTCGTCGACTTCCGGGAGGCGGCGAGAAGAAGCCTGGAAGCCGGCTTCGACGGCATCGAGCTGCATGCGGCGCACGGCTATCTGCTTCATCAGTTCCTCTCCCCGCTCTCCAACCGCCGCAGCGACATGTACGGCGGGCCGCTGGAGAACCGGGTCCGGTTCATCGGCGAAGTGCTGGACGCCATCCGGGAGGAGGTCGGTCCCCGCTATCCGGTGCAGCTTCGGGTATCGGCTTCCGACTTTGCCGAAGGCGGACTTGCGCCTGCGGAGGTGGCTCAGGCAGCCGCTCTGCTGGAGTCGCGGCTCGATGCCGTCCATGTGTCCGCAGGCGGGCTGCTGCCCGTTCAGCCGCTCGCTTCCCAGCCTGGGTATCAAGTTCCTTATGCCGCCGCCATCAAGCAGCACATCCGCATTCCGGTCATCGCGGTAGGCAAGATCCACACGGAGAGCTTAGCCAATTTCGTTCTGGGGGACGGTCTGGCGGATTTCATCGCGCTCGGCAGCCCGATGATGGAGGATGCCGATTTCGCGGAGAAGCTGCTTGCCGGCCGAGGCTGA
- a CDS encoding LysR family transcriptional regulator, whose amino-acid sequence MNLHALRLFHAVASSGSVTRAAERLSISQPAITAQIKKFEKELALPLLQPEGRGIRLTDAGRQVKELADRLFAVERQIETLAEQYGRGEQGRISLAATYLPANFLLPAWLAKFKQKHERVEMSVTTTNSSGALRRLQRMEADLALYGGLPEEHPDTIQAEELFQDELWFVVAPTHRHAGRAIGLDDMMREPFIMREEGSSTRERLFSLCRTYNVPSPRIALQFNGLHEAVSAVIAGYGASFVSSLVVRDEMRRGELSRVHVEGVSMRNSIAICTRRGERLSPAAASLVALIRENRDGMGGGQAGSL is encoded by the coding sequence ATGAACCTGCATGCCCTCCGCTTGTTCCACGCTGTCGCATCCTCGGGCAGCGTAACCCGGGCGGCCGAGCGGCTGAGCATCAGCCAGCCGGCCATTACAGCCCAGATCAAGAAATTCGAGAAGGAGCTTGCCCTGCCGCTGCTCCAGCCGGAAGGCCGGGGAATACGGCTCACGGACGCCGGAAGGCAGGTCAAAGAGCTGGCGGACCGCCTCTTTGCCGTCGAGAGGCAGATCGAGACGCTGGCGGAGCAGTACGGACGAGGCGAGCAAGGACGGATTTCGCTGGCGGCCACCTATTTGCCCGCGAACTTCCTGCTGCCCGCCTGGCTCGCCAAATTCAAGCAGAAGCATGAGCGAGTGGAGATGAGCGTGACGACGACCAACTCCAGCGGAGCGCTGCGGCGGCTGCAGCGGATGGAAGCCGATCTCGCCCTGTACGGCGGGCTGCCGGAGGAGCATCCCGATACGATCCAAGCCGAAGAGCTGTTTCAGGACGAGCTCTGGTTCGTCGTCGCTCCGACGCATCGGCATGCCGGCCGCGCGATCGGCCTCGACGACATGATGAGAGAGCCCTTCATCATGCGGGAGGAGGGCAGCTCCACAAGAGAAAGGCTGTTCTCCCTCTGCCGCACCTATAATGTCCCTTCCCCCCGGATCGCTCTTCAGTTCAACGGCCTCCATGAAGCGGTCAGCGCCGTCATCGCCGGTTACGGAGCCAGCTTCGTGTCCTCGCTCGTCGTCCGGGACGAGATGCGCCGGGGGGAGCTGAGCCGGGTGCATGTGGAGGGCGTGAGCATGCGGAACAGCATCGCGATCTGCACCCGCCGAGGGGAGCGGCTGTCTCCCGCCGCCGCCAGCCTGGTCGCCTTGATCCGGGAGAACAGGGACGGAATGGGCGGCGGACAAGCCGGCTCCCTCTGA
- a CDS encoding O-methyltransferase, producing the protein MMMPIWTQVDDYIEDRLIEADRVLSEVLSANRREGLPEIDVTAAQGKLLQLLVRMKGARRILEIGTLGGYSTIWMARALPEDGTLVSLELEPHHADVARSNIALAGLEAQAEVRTGDARASLEEMEKAGIEPFDFIFIDADKPNNPAYLKSALRLSRPGTVIIGDNIVRGGEVVGRHSTDPRVHGVRAFIDLMAAEARLSATAIQTVGRKGYDGFALAIVQD; encoded by the coding sequence ATGATGATGCCGATCTGGACGCAAGTAGACGATTATATCGAAGACCGCCTTATCGAGGCAGACCGCGTTCTGAGCGAGGTGCTGTCCGCCAACCGCAGGGAAGGGCTGCCGGAGATCGACGTGACCGCCGCCCAAGGCAAGCTGCTGCAGCTGCTCGTGCGAATGAAGGGAGCCAGGCGCATTCTGGAGATCGGAACGCTTGGAGGCTACAGCACGATCTGGATGGCGCGCGCCCTGCCCGAGGACGGAACGCTCGTCAGCCTTGAGCTGGAGCCTCATCATGCGGATGTCGCCCGGAGCAATATCGCGCTTGCCGGCCTTGAAGCCCAGGCAGAGGTCAGGACGGGCGATGCTCGCGCCAGCCTGGAGGAGATGGAGAAGGCGGGAATCGAGCCGTTCGATTTCATCTTCATCGATGCCGACAAGCCGAACAACCCGGCCTATCTGAAGTCGGCGCTGCGCCTGTCCCGTCCCGGCACCGTCATCATCGGCGACAACATCGTGCGCGGCGGAGAAGTGGTCGGCAGGCACAGCACCGATCCGCGGGTGCATGGAGTCCGCGCCTTCATCGACCTGATGGCGGCAGAGGCGAGGCTGTCCGCGACCGCGATCCAGACTGTCGGCCGCAAAGGCTACGACGGCTTCGCGCTGGCGATCGTGCAGGACTGA